Proteins encoded together in one Amphiprion ocellaris isolate individual 3 ecotype Okinawa chromosome 14, ASM2253959v1, whole genome shotgun sequence window:
- the LOC111580634 gene encoding spectrin family protein isoform X4 yields the protein MSTISPTDFDSLEIQQQYNDINNRWDLAAETDWDNENSSARLFERSRIKALADEREAVQKKTFTKWVNSHLGRVTCRIGDLYTDLRDGRMLIRLLEVLSGEQLPKPTKGRMRIHCLENVDKALQFLKEQKVHLENMGSHDIVDGNHRLTLGLIWTIILRFQIQDISVETEDNKEKKSAKDALLLWCQMKTAGYPNVNIHNFTTSWRDGLAFNAIVHKHRPDLIEFDNLKRSNAHYNLQNAFNVAEKELGLTKLLDPEDVNVDQPDEKSIITYVATYYHYFSKMKALAVEGKRIGKVLDYAIEADQLIEKYETLASELLQWIEQTIVTLNDRQLANSLSAVQNQLQAFNSYRTVEKPPKFTEKGNLEVLLFTIQSKMRANNQKVYMPREGKLISDINKAWERLEKAEHERELALRNELIRQEKLEMLAARFDRKAAMRETWLSENQRLVSQDNFGTDLGAVEAATRKHEAIETDIGAYWERVAAVEAVAKELEAEGYHDVRRILARRDNVLRLWEYLKELLAARRERLNAHRDLQRLFQEMRYIMDWMADEKGRLQSQDSGKHLHDVLDLLQKHTLVEADISAQAERIKAVQGAAKRFTSYEQAYKPCEPGLVSEKVDLLGQAYEELGQLAGQRRERLEDSRRLWQFMWDVGEEAAWIREQEQILASGDCGRDLTSALHLLSKHEAFRDEMAARYGPLSNSIAAGEALVKEGHFGAPQVTERIQDIRAQWTHLEETTKLREQNLKEAVALNQFQTDANDMEAWIMETLRQVSSQEVGHDEFSTQTLARKQREIEEEIQSHHPLIDSLHEQAQALPQAYIGFPQVEGRLPAIEQRYEELESLSAARRQALEGALALYRMFSEAGACQLWVEEKEQWLHAMEIPTKLEDLEVVQQRFETLEPEMNNVGARVTDVNQVAEQLLSSDSCNKDQIHQTKDQLNNRWKEFEQLSGQKKQALESALNIQNYHLECNEIQTWMKEKTKVIESTQSLGNDLAGVMALQRKLTGMERDLEAIQGKLDDLRNEAEKLAKEHPDQAGEIQGRLAEIQEVWEELNATMKRREESLGEASKLQGFLRDLDDFQSWLSRTQTAVASEDIPTSLPEAESLLAQHESIKNEVDNYKDDYEKMRAVGEEVTQGQTDAQHMFLAQRLQALDTGWHELRRMWENRHSLLAQAFDFQTFLRDAKQAEAFLNSQEYVLSHTEMPTSLQAAEEAIKKHEDFLTTTEASEEKITGVVEAGRRLINDSNANSDKIQEKVDSVQERHLKNKEAANELLTKLKDNRELQHFLQDGQELTLWINEKMLTAQDMSYDEARNLHSKWQKHQAFMAELASNKDWLDKIDKEGQALVAEKPELKPVVQQTLEDLQRQWEELEGTTQTKAQCLFDANRAELFTQSCSALDVWLKNLEGQLHSDDYGKDLTSVNILLKKHQMLEHQMEVREKEVQSLQSQALALSQEDAGLAEVDGQQRRVTDNFSNLQEPLKLRRQRLLASKEAHQFNRDLEDEILWVKERMPLATSTDHGKDLPTVQLLIKKNQTLQKEIQGHQPRIDDIHRRGKTQSQVDGERQSVLEERLVELKDLWDQLIAETDKRHARLIEANRAQQFYADAAEAEAWMGEQELHMMSEEKAKDEQSALVMVKKHQSLEQALEDYAQTIHQLANSSRLMVTSEHPESERITLRQAQVDKLYAGLKDLAEERRGRLQERLRLTQLKREVDDLEQWIAEREVVAGSHELGQDYEHVTMLRDKFREFARDTSTIGQERVDGVNGLADDLIESGHPENASVAEWKDGLNEAWADLLELIDTRTQMLAASYELHRFHQDAMEVLGRVKEKREALPSDLGRDLNTVQHLHRQHNTFEHDIQALSGQVNQVQDDAARLQKAYAGEKADDIHRSEHAVTSAWEGLLEAGQARRLLLLDTVEKFRFFNMVRDLMLWMDGVNLQIDAHDSPRDVSSAGLVIANHQDIKSEIETRADSFTACTEMGNTLINNNHYAADEIREKLAQLQEKRDKINKKWQDKMDHLQIVLEVLQFGRDAYVAESWLAGQEPLVRAAELGSNVDEVESLIKRHEAFEKLAAAWEERFVSLEKLTTLEEHEIQRRLEEEERARRPPTPPPAEEVAQSETESQAHDSAARTSLDQTTLNQSVSVNGVHSDNDTSQGSESESVNGPGRDSGLASSRLEPSATLPSRGGAESGPEAMEGMLCRKQEMESHSKKAASRSWQNVYCVLRKGSLGFYKDSKSASNGIPYHGEVPISLGEAVCEVAHDYKKRKHVFKLRLGDGKEYLFQAKDEAEMSSWIRSILVSIPSGSGDSPGGPRALSRAMTMPPISPSAGDAGGVTMRNKEGKEKDREKRFSFFGKKK from the exons ATGAGCGTGAAGCGGTGCAGAAGAAAACCTTCACCAAATGGGTAAACTCTCACTTAGGCCGAGTGACCTGTCGCATTGGTGACTTGTACACTGACCTGCGGGATGGCCGCATGCTTATCCGCCTGCTGGAAGTGCTCTCAGGAGAACAGCTG CCAAAACCAACAAAGGGCCGTATGCGCATCCACTGCCTGGAGAATGTTGATAAAGCCTTGCAGTTTCTCAAGGAACAAAAAGTCCATCTAGAAAACATGGGCTCACATGACATTGTGGACGGGAATCACCGTCTTACACTGGGTCTCATTTGGACCATCATTCTTCGCTTCCAG ATTCAGGACATCAGTGTGGAGACGGAggacaacaaagagaaaaaatcaGCCAAAGATGCCCTGCTGCTTTGGTGCCAAATGAAAACTGCTGG ATACCCCAATGTCAACATCCACAACTTCACCACCAGCTGGAGAGATGGCCTGGCGTTCAATGCCATCGTGCACAAACACAG ACCTGACCTGATTGAGTTTGACAACCTGAAGAGGTCCAATGCTCACTACAATCTCCAAAATGCTTTCAATGTGGCCGAGAAGGAACTGGGGCTGACCAAGCTGCTGGACCCAGAAG ATGTTAATGTCGATCAGCCTGATGAAAAGTCCATCATCACCTATGTGGCGACTTACTATCATTACTTCTCCAAGATGAAAGCCCTGGCAGTGGAGGGCAAACGAATTGGCAAG GTGCTGGACTATGCTATTGAGGCTGACCAGCTGATAGAGAAGTATGAGACCCTGGCCTCAGAGCTGCTACAGTGGATCGAGCAGACCATTGTAACGCTCAACGATAGACAGCTAGCTAACTCACTGAGTGCTGTACAGAACCAGCTCCAGGCTTTCAACTCCTACAGGACAGTGGAAAAACCCCCAAA ATTTACAGAGAAAGGAAACTTGGAGGTTCTCCTCTTCACCATCCAAAGCAAGATGAGAGCAAACAATCAGAAAGTCTACATGCCAAGAGAGGGAAAACTCATCTCTGACATCAACAAG GCATGGGAACGACTGGAAAAGGCAGAACACGAACGTGAGCTGGCGTTGAGAAATGAGCTGATTCGCCAGGAGAAGCTGGAGATGCTCGCAGCCCGTTTTGACCGGAAGGCAGCTATGCGGGAGACATGGCTGAGCGAGAACCAGAGGCTGGTGTCTCAG GATAATTTTGGAACAGACTTGGGAGCAGTAGAAGCCGCCACCCGAAAACATGAGGCTATTGAGACAGACATTGGGGCATATTGGGAGCGTGTGGCTGCTGTGGAGGCAGTCGCCAAAGAGCTGGAAGCAGAGGGTTATCACGATGTGCGGCGTATACTTGCACGGCGGGATAATGTGCTTCGACTTTGGGAATACCTAAAAGAGCTTCTGGCTGCACGCAGAGAGCGACTGAATGCCCACCGTGACCTACAGAGACTGTTTCAAGAGATGCGTTACATCATGGACTGGATGGCAGATGAGAAG gGCCGTCTGCAGTCTCAGGACAGTGGCAAACATTTGCATGATGTGTTAGACCtgctacaaaaacacactctGGTAGAGGCTGACATTTCAGCTCAGGCTGAGAGGATCAAGGCAGTGCAGGGAGCTGCAAAGCGCTTCACTTCCTATGAACAGG CCTATAAACCTTGTGAGCCTGGACTAGTTAGTGAGAAGGTTGACTTGCTGGGTCAAGCCTATGAGGAGCTTGGTCAGCTTGCTGGACAACGCAGAGAGCGCCTAGAGGACTCACGTCGTCTGTGGCAGTTCATGTGGGATGTTGGAGAGGAGGCAGCCTGGATCAGAGAGCAGGAGCAGATCCTGGCTAGTGGAGACTGTGGCCGTGACCTCACTTCTGCCCTTCACCTACTCAGTAAACACGAGGCTTTCAGGGATGAGATGGCAGCCCGTTATGGCCCCCTGAGTAACAGCATTGCAGCTGGAGAAGCTTTGGTTAAAGAGGGACACTTTGGAGCCCCACAGGTCACTGAGAGGATTCAAGACATCCGTGCACAGTGGACTCATTTGGAGGAG ACAACAAAGCTCAGAGAGCAGAATCTTAAGGAAGCTGTGGCCCTGAACCAGTTTCAAACAGATGCCAATGACATGGAGGCATGGATTATGGAGACACTTAGACAGGTGTCCAGTCAAGAGGTGGGCCATGATGAGTTTTCCACCCAGACACTAGCTCGCAAACAGAGGGAGATAGAGGAGGAGATCCAGAGCCACCACCCTCTCATCGACTCCCTGCATGAGCAGGCCCAAGCACTCCCACAGGCCTATATAGGCTTCCCTCAA GTGGAAGGTCGTCTACCTGCTATTGAGCAGCGCTATGAGGAACTGGAATCTCTGTCAGCAGCTCGGCGTCAGGCTCTGGAAGGTGCCCTGGCCCTCTACCGCATGTTCAGCGAAGCTGGTGCCTGCCAGCTCTGGGTGGAGGAAAAAGAGCAGTGGTTGCATGCCATGGAGATCCCTACCAAACTCGAGGACTTAGAAGTTGTACAGCAGAG ATTTGAGACACTGGAACCTGAGATGAACAACGTAGGTGCTCGTGTCACAGATGTGAACCAGGTGGCAGAGCAGCTGCTCAGCTCTGACAGTTGTAACAAAGATCAAATCCACCAGACAAAAGACCAACTAAATAACAG ATGGAAGGAGTTTGAACAACTGTCTGGTCAAAAGAAACAAGCTCTAGAGTCTGCCCTCAATATACAGAACTACCATCTTGAATGTAATGAGATCCAGACTTGGATGAAAGAAAAGACCAAAGTGATTGAATCCACTCAGAGCCTGGGCAATGACCTGGCTGGAGTGATGGCACTTCAACGCAAACTCACTGGCATGGAGAGGGACCTCGAGGCTATCCAG GGCAAATTGGATGACCTGAGAAATGAGGCAGAAAAGCTGGCCAAGGAACATCCAGATCAGGCTGGAGAGATTCAAGGACGGCTGGCAGAGATTCAAGAGGTGTGGGAGGAGTTGAACGCCACCATGAAGCGACGAGAAGAGTCATTGGGTGAAGCCAGCAAGCTACAGGGTTTCCTTAGGGATCTGGACGACTTCCAGTCCTGGCTGTCCCGTACCCAGACAGCAGTGGCCTCAGAGGACATTCCTACTTCTCTGCCTGAGGCTGAGAGTTTGCTAGCCCAGCACGAGAGTATCAAGAATGAGGTGGATAACTATAAGGATGACTACGAGAAGATGCGTGCAGTCGGTGAGGAGGTGACCCAGGGTCAGACAGATGCCCAGCACATGTTTCTGGCCCAGAGGCTCCAGGCATTGGACACTGGCTGGCATGAATTGCGTCGCATGTGGGAGAACCGCCACAGTCTTTTGGCCCAAGCCTTTGACTTCCAGACTTTCCTGAGAGATGCGAAGCAGGCAGAAGCCTTCCTCAACAGCCAG GAGTACGTGCTGTCCCACACAGAGATGCCCACCAGTCTTCAGGCAGCAGAGGAGGCCATTAAGAAGCATGAGGACTTCCTTACCACCACAGAAGCCAGTGAAGAGAAGATAACTGGTGTGGTGGAGGCTGGAAGGCGCCTCATTAATGACTCTAATGCAAACTCTGATAAGATCCAAGAAAAAGTGGATTCAGTCCAAGAAAG GCACCTTAAGAATAAGGAGGCTGCAAATGAACTGTTGACCAAACTTAAGGATAACCGTGAACTTCAGCACTTCCTCCAAGATGGACAGGAG CTCACATTGTGGATCAATGAGAAGATGCTCACAGCTCAGGACATGTCGTATGACGAGGCCAGAAATCTTCACAGCAAGTGGCAGAAACATCAGGCCTTCATGGCAGAGCTGGCTTCAAACAAAGACTGGCTTGACAAGATTGATAAG GAGGGtcaggcgttggtggcggagaAGCCTGAGCTGAAACCTGTTGTCCAGCAGACCCTGGAGGACCTGCAGCGTCAGTGGGAGGAGCTGGAAGGGACCACCCAAACCAAGGCTCAGTGCTTGTTTGATGCTAACAGAGCAGAGCTCTTTACacagagctgctctgctctggATGTCTGGCTGAAAAACCTTGAGGGTCAGCTGCACAGTGATGACTATGGAAAAGATTTGACCAGTGTCAACATCCTCCTCAAGAAACACCAG ATGCTGGAGCATCAGATGGAGGTCAGAGAGAAGGAGGTGCAGTCTCTGCAGTCTCAGGCTCTGGCTCTGTCCCAGGAAGATGCTGGACTGGCTGAGGTAGATGGTCAGCAAAGACGCGTCACTGACAACTTCTCCAACCTCCAGGAACCTCTCAAGCTGAGAAGACAGCGACTACTCGCCTCCAAAGAAGCACATCAGTTCAACAGAGATCTGGAAGATGAAATT CTATGGGTGAAAGAGAGGATGCCCCTGGCAACCTCTACAGACCATGGAAAAGACCTGCCCACTGTACAGCTGCTAATCAAGAAGAACCAG ACACTGCAGAAGGAGATCCAGGGCCATCAGCCTCGCATTGATGATATCCACAGACGAGGCAAGACTCAGAGCCAGGTAGATGGTGAGAGACAGTCTGTTCTAGAGGAGCGTCTTGTTGAGCTGAAGGACCTCTGGGACCAGCTGATTGCAGAGACAGACAAGCGTCATGCCCGTCTAATAGAGGCCAATCGCGCCCAGCAGTTCTATGCTGATGCAGCAGAAGCTGAGGCCTGGATGGGAGAACAAGAGTTGCACATGATGTCAGAAGAAAAAGCCAAG GATGAGCAAAGTGCTCTAGTGATGGTCAAGAAGCACCAGAGTCTGGAGCAGGCACTTGAAGATTACGCCCAGACCATTCATCAGCTGGCCAACAGCAGTCGCCTCATGGTCACTAGTGAACACCCAGAGAG TGAAAGAATCACCTTACGACAAGCACAAGTTGACAAGCTGTATGCAGGCCTGAAAGACCTTGCTGAGGAGCGTCGCGGTCGGCTTCAGGAGAGGCTGCGGCTGACGCAGCTGAAGCGGGAGGTGGATGATCTGGAACAGTGGATTGCTGAGAGGGAGGTGGTTGCTGGCTCCCATGAACTAGGACAGGACTACGAACATGTCAca ATGCTGAGGGACAAGTTCCGGGAGTTTGCTCGTGACACCAGCACCATCGGCCAGGAGCGTGTAGACGGTGTAAATGGGTTGGCAGATGACCTGATTGAGTCGGGTCATCCTGAGAACGCCAGTGTCGCTGAGTGGAAGGATGGTTTGAATGAGGCCTGGGCTGACCTGCTAGAGCTGAttgacacacgcacacaaatgTTGGCAGCCTCCTATGAGCTGCACCGCTTCCATCAAGATGCCATGGAAGTGCTTGGACGTGTTAAGGAGAAGAGGGAGGCACTGCCTTCAGATCTTGGCCGTGATCTGAATACTGTCCAGCATCTACACAGACAGCACAACACGTTTGAACATGACATCCAGGCCCTCAGTGGACAG GTGAACCAGGTTCAGGACGATGCAGCTCGGCTGCAGAAGGCCTACGCTGGTGAGAAAGCTGATGACATTCACAGGAGTGAACATGCAGTGACTTCTGCCTGGGAGGGTCTGCTTGAGGCTGGTCAGGCCCGCAGGCTCCTCCTGCTGGACACAGTAGAGAAGTTCCGCTTCTTCAACATGGTGCGAGACCTCATGCTCTGGATGGATGGTGTCAATCTGCAGATTGATGCACATGACAGTCCCAG GGATGTATCCTCTGCAGGATTGGTCATTGCCAATCATCAAGACATCAAATCAGAGATTGAGACCAGGGCGGACAGCTTTACTGCCTGTACTGAGATGGGAAATACTCTCATCAATAATAATCACTATGCAGCTGATGAG ATCCGAGAGAAACTGGCTCAGCTCCAGGAAAAGAGAGATAAGATCAACAAAAAGTGGCAAGACAAGATGGACCATTTACAAATTG TGCTGGAGGTGTTGCAGTTTGGTCGTGATGCCTATGTGGCAGAGTCATGGCTGGCAGGGCAAGAACCTCTGGTGCGAGCAGCAGAGCTTGGCTCAAATGTGGATGAGGTAGAGAGCCTAATTAAGCGTCATGAGGCTTTTGAGAAACTTGCTGCAGCTTGGGAAGAGCGCTTTGTGAGCCTGGAGAAACTCACCACA cttGAGGAACACGAGATCCAGAGGAGGctagaggaagaggagagagcaCGGCGACCACCTACACCACCACCAGCAGAAGAAGTGGCACAATCTGAGACAGAAAGTCAAGCACATGATTCTGCTGCCAG AACCAGTCTGGACCAGACTACACTCAATCAGTCAGTGTCAGTGAATGGCGTACACAGTGACAATGACACATCTCAG GGCTCGGAGTCTGAGTCAGTCAACGGACCAGGTAGAGACAGCGGGTTGGCATCTTCTCGCCTCGAGCCGTCTGCCACGTTACCAAGCAGAGGCGGAGCTGAGTCTGGGCCAGAGGCCATGGAGGGAATGCTCTGTCGAAAACAGGAGATGGAGTCCCACAGCAAAAAGGCAGCTAGCAG GTCCTGGCAGAATGTGTACTGTGTCCTAAGAAAAGGAAGTCTTGGTTTCTATAAAGACAGCAAGAGCGCTAGTAACGGCATTCCATACCACGGAGAGGTACCCATCAGCCTGGGAGAGGCTGTGTGTGAAGTAGCCCACGACTATAAGAAGAGGAAACATGTATTTAAGCTCAG GCTAGGGGATGGGAAGGAGTACCTGTTCCAAGCAAAGGATGAG gcGGAAATGAGCTCCTGGATTCGCTCCATCCTCGTTTCCATTCCATCAGGGTCAGGGGACTCGCCCGGGGGTCCGCGGGCCCTGAGCCGTGCCATGACGATGCCTCCCATCTCCCCCAGCGCAGGCGACGCTGGAGGCGTCACCATGCGCAACAAAGAGGGGAAAGAGAAGGATCGTGAGAAGAGGTTCAGCTTCTTTGGCAAGAAGAAATAG